The genomic interval TGCGTAAAAAAGCTTTTCTAATACCATTTCATATTTCTCTTTTCTAATTGATAAACCAGTATTAACTAGAGAAATTGGGTAGAAGCTTTATTTATACAGCTATTTCCCATCTGTAGCCTGATACACAATGCAAAGCTTCCCCGTACACAATCCATGTGTCAGTTTTGGATTCCCTCATCTTTAACGGTCGCTGCATGTCTGTAATGTACTCTTCCCAGTCTACAGTGAAATAAATTCTCTTGAGTTCCACAGGGGAAAAGGGTAAAAAGTCCTTTTAATAACCTTAGTGTGTAATTTCACaggaaatgggagggggggtggtacTATGGCAGTGTGCATGTTAGCAGGACTGAAATCAAAAGCTGGTAATAAACAGGTGCTTGCATTTAGTTTTTTCTATTATCTCTCTTTCAGATTGACTCTTATCTTTTTTTATCTGTGTGTGAAGCCCCAGGGTTTCACATGCCTGAATACCTGGTGAAGAGGGGCTTAAAGACCTAGAGACGGCGGTCAAAACAGTGTGTGGTGCCTCTGAGGTCAGCCCCAGTACTGCTGTTTACAGTACAGATAGTTAGGCATGATTTTAGGGATCTTTTGCCAGTAAAAGacaagctttttaaaaatgattttaaaaagctCAACAATGTCATGGAATTGGTAGCTGTGGTTAGGAGGCTTGCTCAGTAGGGGCATCAGTGAGGCCTGTTGTATCTAGTTGTGCTCATACTAACGATCTTCGTGAGAGATATTGAAAACTTCCGCTTGGCAAGAAATTAATTTgttctgatttttttccagACGCAAAGTGGTTCCACCGTAACCTTGAGTTGACTGGCCCATTTTCTGTTTGTCTTTAAGCGTTTGATTTTTGTTAACATTTTGATCAACGTTAATCAGTAAGCGTTAATATCTATATATGAGCCATGCAATATAAATTTGCATACATAGAATGGCTTTTGGACAGGCACTCTGGCTTACAGTGGTTCTAAAATGGTCTTTGGGGATGTGAAATGTGAAAATTTCTTGTTTGAACGCCTGAAACCAGCTTTTTTGGTCTTCTCGTTTTCATTCAAGGAACCTTTTTATATTCCTGTCTTTCAGTGGCTTTCTGCTGTAACTTTGTAACTTTCTTCGCCCTCACAGCCTCACAACTATAGTAAAAAAATTTTTACTCATGGGCTTTTATGCAATATGGGTAGTCTCATTTTAATTCAGTCTTTCTCATTAACTTCATTGGTCACTAGATGTATTCCTGTTATCTTCTTGCTGTTAGTTTATGTCCTGAATACTATAGTCTTGGAGCTAAGGGAATtatggccccttttgttttaCTTCCCTTGAAAGTGCACCTAAGATGATCGTTTCTTATCTGTTACTAAGACAGCAGGAATGGAGACTGTCATTTGTTGGGCCAGATGTTCTGATGGCATTCTGTCTGCTAGGTCGACAGCTTGATTTGGAATTTTCTGTTTTCCTCCCACTGTAACTGCAAATAGTTTTGAAGGAATCTTGCAAATCTTCCTTTTATTTGAAGTATGTCCCTATATGCTTTGTACACTATTTTGTagtttttatgtttataaatatattcCTTAACTACAGTTTTAATGGAAGCTTATTCTACTAATCATCTATTGTGTCATTTAAGTTGGGCTGCCACTAACAACTATTTTTCTTTAGATTAATCTGTATACTATTTTACTGATTGGTCGATTTTAATCTCAATGGGTAATTTTTCTCCAGAAGATCAAATAGACTttttaatttgttatttttattgttacaacAAACTCTttattgcagggctttagataatggacACTTGCTTTTTGGTACTATATGGACATTATTTTCACCCACAATTCAATAATCAAATTAGTAGTATGTTTAAAATATTGAGATGCATATTGTGACACTCAAAAGTTAGTCATTTGTATAAATTTGGCttatccttatgtttattaaattcggttagcgGGGCACATCACATACTACTTTAAgtcatggaagcgataagcactgaagtggcagtgaagaaagggacagatgAGCAGCCACAATATCTTTTAAAAGTGGAGAAATTGTGGAAAAGCAAGGTAAAAAGATGTTGGTGTGGAGCTTCTCTTTGCTGATTTAAATCTGACAATTTTTTTGCAAATATAGTTTTCATGTTTCTGttcacaaattattttcttttatttagtgtatGTTTtcgtttcagttttagtttgATAACACTGGTTCCGACAAGCCCAATGCGCACGAACACATACTGGCACTGTCAGTTTTTAGCCCAGgttttagcctaaacattttctcaaacattTATTCAGTGGAGATTCTAAGGTGGCAGGCAGACATTTTGTAGCTATAATGAGTGTATAtagcagctacaaggacaaaagatattaaaaagctctccGTACTAATGGTAATTTGAATAAACATAAACAGACAACGTTTACAGTGGTTTTGCTTATTCTGGTGGTCCAGAGTAGCACCCGTGTGTTTTCTCTTCAGGCGCTGTAGCATAGCGCTAGTGGCCCTGTGGTATGCCATCgaactttgcacagtgtaaaactACCCATTTCCtttgtgataatttgaactactcccataattacatagtgatattaaagaaaaacatttgttataatgaaGTGAAGCGTTTTGGAAATAATAATGGTAATttaatgaaagaaagaaaaaatgatgcatcagtttaaaatattaatatcgACGCATTTTCAGTGTCTGCGCCATCGACCGTCAACTAATCGCGGCAGCCCGACATTTACGTAGAGTTCTTAGTTCTTTTTGAGGTGTGCATGAATAGTCATTTGATTTCCCTTCTGTTTGTTTTGCAGCAGACTAATCTGAAGGAGGCCGCCTGCAGAGATGTCTAAGGCACCAAAATCTCCCTCACACTCCCGCTCTCGGTCCGGCTCAAGGTCACGTTCCCGATCCTTCTCACGGTCACGCTCTCGAAGCCGCTCGAGATCACGGTCCCGGAAGCACCGCTACAGGTATTTACCGCCCCCCACACCCCATAATAAACTTATCACAAAAAAACTTTTGAAGTGTCATAGGCCTAAAGAGAAATGTGAAAAGCATAGAAGAGGAAGTTAAGCGGAGTCAATGCAGTAGATAACGGCATAAGTCTTTGTGGGTGTCACCTTTCATCATTCCTTATAAAGAAATTCAATATTTCTAATGAAAAAAGTAGGAAGAACTTCAGAAATGTGCAAATCCTTTACTTAAACTTTCAGTATGTTGATACCAAGAGATttgagtgttgtttttaatcAATGTGCAGGTTTCCTGTTTACTTGTTAGGCTGTGTTAAGgttgtttttgtctttgttgtttttgaaaagaaAATTGCCCATTCTGGTTGCTTATCTCTTTACTGGTCCCATCACATAATTGAAAAGTGACCACTTAAATTGTTTTCCACCTTTCCTCTGGGCGTATTTTCTTTCACATGAGAATTTGGatgaacaattttttttaatgcatttattttatgaatttattttatGACCATTTTTTTCTATCTTCTGAGGCATCAGCTGAAATGTTGACATTTTTTATTCGTTTTGAACTGAAGAGCATGACCCTGAAACCcacattgaaataaaacataaatcaatTGTTACCACCCAGGCTTCCCAAACTGATGGATCCCAGAGCAGTCAGAGCTGGCCCTGGACAGAATTGAGGCACACAGacttgtacatttttttttgcgtcTCTAATGCTTTTGCCCAACGTAACCTGCAGATGTTTCCGCCAAAACTTGAAGTGGCATATTTGTAGCTTTTGTAACTGCTGCCACATTACTATTCAGTTGCTGATAGATGTCTCATTGAAGTGtttttgagagagagagagaagtaaACATGAGCGGTTCTCTCTGAGGTTGGCGGTTCACCCACTGGACGTTTACAAAAGGAGCGTCCTGCAGCTTGCACAAAACTCTGTTCAAGTCACGTATTCCAAAGTAACGTTGTGCTCAGTAGCTCCCTTTTGACTCCTCTTCGTCAGAGAGGCCATCTTGTTTAGTCGTGGAGGTTATGGACTCGCACTATATTTGGCCAGCCTATTTTTGCCGTGCCACTTGTCTGCAGAAAGCTATGAACACTCCACGTTCTATGTTACCCCAGCTTCAGGACTGGGGGGCTGAAACAAGATAAGGGCTACTAAGTGAGTCCTGACAGGCATTGTTCTGACAGCCCTGCCAGGGTTCTCACCAGCTTGGTGGTAGGACTACATACTTATTCAAGCAGTCCTTCCCATTTAAACAGCATTGCCATGTTTAAGATGGGTTTCCTAGGGGAGCTCCTTTATTAATACCCACTATACTGAATAGCTAAGGGGAACAAGCTCAAAATATCTGAGTCACTGAGCTTAGTCAGCCAGtgtgttcatttttttctccctctctcatGGCCTAAAGTTCTGCATGGTTAtggttttgggttttttttggaCTGGTGCCACATCGGAGTCTTCTGAGTCCAGCTGGCCAGTTTGCCCACATAGACCAGTTTATCCTCCAGAGATCTTCTGAGACTGGAGATCTGGAGCTGCTTAAGTGAAGGAAATTGCTTTCGTTTCTGCTTGCTACCGTTCAATACCAGGTGTTCTGGACTTTTCTGTGCAGTCAGGTTCAGGTATGGAAAAATTCACACATTTTACCAGAGCTAATTTGGAAATGTGTCTAAATGCTCATTTTTGAGGGTACATTCTGTGTGGTTCCTTCTCTTTGTGGTTTAACAGTATGCTTGTATTGTGGTATTACATTGATCTCGCTAAATATCCCAAACGCCCAATTTTAGCCAGGAATTGTGGCCACGGCATTCATTGAAAAATGGTCTGGCTTATTGTGATCTGGGCTGGGCCTGGTCTCCGTTGTCCTGTCGTATTCCCTCTATGAAAAGGAGGCTGACGGCAGATTTCATTTGTCCTCGTTGCTCACATTCACTTCCCGGTGCTGCAGTCGTGTGTCCTAAGCCCATCGCTTCGTACCTCGACAAACCTGTTGCTCGTCGTTTGGCGTCACACTGGGGATAAGAGAAGTCAGAGCCGTGAGATTGCGGAAGGCGACGGACGTGCAGCCTCCGACTGACTGATCACCCCCGCCTGCCATGTAGCGGCAGCAGCTCTCTGCAAGCTTGCTGCTGTGGCAGCTGGTGGGCTAGGCCCCTCCTTGCTGTGAAGGATTAAAGTAGAAATGTTTCCCATATGGCCCGAGCGCCCGCCTCTTTCCACCAGCGCACACATAAGAGATAGTGCGTCCCTCACACTGCTGAGAGTGTGCAGAGCTGCTCCGTAGTGCGCTCTCCATTCACGGTCGATTCCAATGAAAAAACACGCTGGGTGAGTGAACTCTTAGCATTCCTTTTGTTCTGACTTTATTTAAAGCTACCTTGCCTGGGtgactttttttggggggggggtgctctttATTGGTGTTAACAGGAGCAGAAACACTTTGAGCAAAGAGGACTTTTCCAACTTAATGTGGTCCCTTATGCATTTCGATGAGTGCTTTTCTCCATTCGTTTTTGCCATTTGGCAAACACTGTTTTATTAGCTTGTCTTGCCATTTTCTGTATAATCTATGCACTTTGTGAACGGGCATTTCGCAGTTTTAAGTCAACCATGCGAATTTAAATACTCAATTATTCTTGGTTTTTGATAGTCCCAGGATGTTTAGTGTAAGTTGGCATGTTTTATATTTAAGTCTGTTTTGTTGCATGAGTATATCGCCATAAATAATTGCATTACACGGCAAAGAGTTTCGCCTTCAGGGTTAAAACAACATCCGTGTTAGAGTTGCTGCGGTCGCTAGAGCTTAAAGATAGGGTATAAAGATGGTGTGATGTAGAAACCCTTGACAGTGGAACAGCGCCACACAGTGGACATGACTGGAATCACAAACAGCAAGCAGTTGTCTTAAAATGTCCGTTTGCTGCCATGATGGGTGAGTTGCTTTTACTAGCAATGGATTGTGGGATTTGTGTTCTTTTTCCTACTTTTCGTGAAATGTTAGGCTGTCTGCCTGTGCTTGTGTATATAACATGATATAATGAGGCctatgtttaattatattttaagaTGACATCATGGATGACTTTGATCTCCTTGGCAGATGTTTAGTTGCCTTCCTCTCTTTTTCATCCAAGTTCTAGGTCTCGTTCCCGCTCCAGATCCCATTCCCCAAACCAGCACCGGGACCGGAATTACCCAAGGGAATACCAGAACAACCGTGAGTTCCGGGGCTACCACCGAGGCTTTCGCAGGCCCTATTACTACCGTGGCCGTGGGCGGGGCTACTTCCCACGGGGCCGCTACCAgcggggagggggtggtggATACAACAACAATTATCGACCCAACAACTGGCAGAACTACCGTCAGCaccagcaacagcagcagcccGCGCACCACCAGCACAGCCCCAGGAGGGGGCGCTCTCGCTCCCGCACACCCAAGAAGCGCTCGGGCAGCCCACGTTCGCGCAGCTGCTCCCGCTACTCTGACCGTTCGTCCTCCGGACGCTCCCGCCGCTCCTCGTCGTCGTCCTCTCGCTCCTCGTCTCCACGCCGCCGCTCTGGGTCTGGCTCTGCCAAAAGAAGCTCTAAGGATGTGAAGGACCGGTCTGCGTCGAAGGAGGCCCAGCGGGCCGTGGGGGCAGATGAGGAGCTGGCGGGAGGAGGTGGAGGCGGCGGTGAAGCGGGCGACGATGGGGCCGATGCGGAAAAGGCTGCCAGCAATTGGCAAGGCCTGACTGACTACAACAACAGCCCTAAACGGGCCAGTCCTGCGGTGCGCTCGGCAGTCATCATCAGCCAGGGGGCCACGGGTCCTGGCCACCCCGGCACATCCGGTAACAGCGGTGCCCCCTGGCAGAGTACTGGCCCCACACCTTCCAGCAAAAGCCCTGCAGAGAAGAGCCCCACTGCTACGTTTTCTGGCTTTGGGCTCTTCTCCAAAGAGGACCACAGAGCAGGGGAGAAAGCTGCCATCTCGACAGCGTTTAAGAAGTAAGTTCATTTCTCTCTTTATGTTGTTATTTCTGATCTGACACCCAGTGTGACTCAGAGCTATTTATAAATGGTGGCCCTCCTTATGTTATGTGCTAGAACATTCTGTTTGCGCCGCCATTTAAAATACAGAAGCCGTTGATTCAGTGACTCATTGTAGTACTACTTGAATTTGTCTTCAAATTCAGTCTCTTTTCCTTTCAAATTTATGCTCAgagttttaattatattttgttttgatttttttagtCAGCCTCACAGATCCGTGGaggaataatatttaaaatgggaGTAGTAGCCTTCTGCTTAAATAACACCTACATGTGACTGCTTTTTGCACCTGCTGCTGTGCGTTAGCCGCACATTGTAAGCTATCCCAAATGTTTAGGAGTGTGAGTAAGGTAGAAGTAAGTATGAATTTTATATGAATTACGGTTCATTGTGTCCATGATTGCGCCGTAACCATTGTATGTGCCGTGTCAGAGCTGCAGTTGTTTGTAATCTGTGGCTGGGAGCACAGTAACCCCATAGATGTAGTGGGGTGGGATTTTAACAGGTTAAAACAGGACATGGCATGTTCAACGTGGCTCTGGGGATTCGCCTGTGCTGCCCGATTTTCCCCCCCAAGGTCTAAAGGTTTCATTGGGGGATAAAGCGGATCTTGAGTTGCTTTTCtcagtttttgtgtgttttcttgtTTTGCCAAATGCGAAGTATAAAACTGTAATTTGTTAAGTCTGTCTTGTAATTTAAGTCAGAGGAGAAGGTGGTGCTGCCTGACGTGCCACTTAGATGCCTCGAAGGTGTTTGTGTATCAGTGCTCCTGGAGCTTTCACAATAGGCACTGAAGTGTGCACCCCCTCTCTGACTAGGTTCTTGGAAGAACACAAGAGCAAAAAGCAGGCGTCCGACTGGGAGAACGGCAGGGACAAGGAGGTCAGCTCTGCCGATGGCGACAGGGAGAAAAGCGGCAGCAAGTGTGTCTTTGACCGGGGCGCGGGGTACAGTGCCTCAAAGAGCCTCGAGCACAGCAGCAAGGCTGAGAAGGACAAGTACAAATATGGTGATAGCTTTGAGGGCGAGCCTTCGGGTGGCTTTATGAAAGGGCCTCCTTTCCTTGGTGGCAAtgggggagaggaggaggaggaagtggCGCTAGAGCCACGGGCCAAGCTCCGGAAGGAGCGGGAGGCTGAGGAAGAGCCCAAGCCCAAGGGCAAAGCTGCCCTCTCAGCCCGCGAGGTCTTCGACGAGCGCTTTGGCAAGTGGGAAGATGTGTCCTACTTCCCCACAGCCAAGGAACGTATGCGCAAGGAGGTGGAGGCGGCTGGCACTGATGACCTTGACGACATGGAAGAGGAGCTGTACCGGAGCCGCAAACAGGAGAGGGCCTCGGCGCTGGCCAAGAAGGAGGCATACAAGGGCTTCTCCCCAGAAAAGCCGACAAAGAGCAGGAAGAAGGAGCGGGTAGAGTCCAGCCCATCCCCGCCACCTCGGAGGAGGAGCACAGAGAACAGGGACCATGAGATGTTCATGGTCCGCAGGGATGACTCTCCTCCCAAAGCCTCTGTGAAGAGAGGGGCTGAGTTTAATGTCAGAATGGAGCCTGTATGGGATGAAATTGCAAGGTAATCACCTTCCTCATGGAACTGGTACATCCTTCCATACTTTCTTCCCTTCAGTGGCAGCTAAGCAGCCAAATGTCCAGGAGGCTGGATTAACCTGTTTtctttcctccagctcctccgggacCTTGGCCAACGAGCGCCGGATCTCACGGGACCTGGTTCAACCCACTAAGAAAGATAAGGAATTCCGCTCCATCTTTCAGCACATTCAGGCCACCCAACTGCGCAGGAGCCCTTCGGAGCTGTTTGCCCAGCACATTGTCACCATTGTTCACCATATCAAAGGTAGATCATCCCCGATGTGTGTTTGGCCAGTCACTGCCAGCCCCAACGTGTCTTGGCTCATGTGCGGCATGACAACAGCATACTGTAACATATCATTCCAACCATCCCAAAGATGCCCACTGTTGTTAAGATGCTAAATACCTAAAAGGTGGGGCTGTATGGGATAGCAACTGTCCTCTTAGATTGAGGGAGTATTAATTTACCTTCCAGCTAGTGGGTCATTTAATGGCCTTTGATCAGTACAGAGGGAGTATCTCTGTTTTGTGTGGAGTGCTGGCACTACTAGTCCCTTGGATCTTCTTGCCTTTACCCGTCTTTCTGTAGGGACATTTTTCCTCATTATGGCTTTAAAGACGGCAATTAATTATGAGTCCATATCATACTTACAAAATTTGAATAAtctatatttattaaatatcgTGTCTTACACCACTATGGTTTGATGGTCCTACGGTAAGTTAACAGCTCCTCTTAGGAAAGTGTTCATGAGCTTCTGTTTTTGGCTTTGCAAACTCCGCCATGATGTACCCAACCCTACCTGCATTTTTCCAATATAAATGGCTCGAGCTCTTTTCGACCggggtgacctctgaccttccTCCTTCCTGTTTGCAGCACAGCACTTCTCGTCCTCAGGGATGACTTTAAATGAGCGATTTGCCATGTACCAAAGAAGGGCTGCTGAAAAGGAAACAGTGAAGCCAAGAAAAAGTCCAGAAATACACAGGTAGGTCTGTGGGCGGCATCCTTGTCCCCCGCTGTCAGGATCACCCGTGTGGCCGCTGTCCTCATAAAGGCGTTGAGCTAAGCTGCaacatattgttttcttttgAAGGATCTATTGTTTGTAAGCAACAGAGTTGAACCCCAACCTGCTAAGGTCATGCATTGTCTGACCTCTCTCTTCCAGGAGAATTGATGTTTCTCCCAGTGCTTTTAAGAAGCACTCTCACCTGTTTGAGGAGATGAAAAGCTCCGGGGAAAGCAGCTACAAGGTGACCGAACATTTTGAAATATGAAGTATTTGGAGAGCAGAACCAGACAAAAACAAAGCAGAGGCTCTTAGAGTGCCCTCTGTCTTAAGTCTGTGCTTTCTTTCAAAGGAGGTGCTTAAGTCTAAAAGCAAATGCAGCACACTGTCGGTTTTGTGTTACTATGCCACCGCTCCACGTT from Paramormyrops kingsleyae isolate MSU_618 chromosome 9, PKINGS_0.4, whole genome shotgun sequence carries:
- the thrap3a gene encoding thyroid hormone receptor-associated protein 3 isoform X1, with the translated sequence MSKAPKSPSHSRSRSGSRSRSRSFSRSRSRSRSRSRSRKHRYSSRSRSRSRSHSPNQHRDRNYPREYQNNREFRGYHRGFRRPYYYRGRGRGYFPRGRYQRGGGGGYNNNYRPNNWQNYRQHQQQQQPAHHQHSPRRGRSRSRTPKKRSGSPRSRSCSRYSDRSSSGRSRRSSSSSSRSSSPRRRSGSGSAKRSSKDVKDRSASKEAQRAVGADEELAGGGGGGGEAGDDGADAEKAASNWQGLTDYNNSPKRASPAVRSAVIISQGATGPGHPGTSGNSGAPWQSTGPTPSSKSPAEKSPTATFSGFGLFSKEDHRAGEKAAISTAFKKFLEEHKSKKQASDWENGRDKEVSSADGDREKSGSKCVFDRGAGYSASKSLEHSSKAEKDKYKYGDSFEGEPSGGFMKGPPFLGGNGGEEEEEVALEPRAKLRKEREAEEEPKPKGKAALSAREVFDERFGKWEDVSYFPTAKERMRKEVEAAGTDDLDDMEEELYRSRKQERASALAKKEAYKGFSPEKPTKSRKKERVESSPSPPPRRRSTENRDHEMFMVRRDDSPPKASVKRGAEFNVRMEPVWDEIASSSGTLANERRISRDLVQPTKKDKEFRSIFQHIQATQLRRSPSELFAQHIVTIVHHIKAQHFSSSGMTLNERFAMYQRRAAEKETVKPRKSPEIHRRIDVSPSAFKKHSHLFEEMKSSGESSYKEDSKKFKGDSMDLRLDIERRKKYSSKEREHKRDGVRDSDSHGSSRERSSEKFTKYHKKSKKSKKKRERSRSSSSSSSSSPSHAHRTGEYPHEEPEPREEGFNKARLGPREYGGPMERGRARGGFQFRIRGRGWNRGNYPGNQSNGNPASMGAPPHPKNEDWDPEYTPKSRKYYLHDDREGEGEKKWLDTRGRGRGTFIRGRGRFIFRKATVGSSSPKWTHDKFQGSGEEGELRDEESEQDHKEEDKAIGPGAEQ
- the thrap3a gene encoding thyroid hormone receptor-associated protein 3 isoform X3; this translates as MKKHAGSRSRSRSRSHSPNQHRDRNYPREYQNNREFRGYHRGFRRPYYYRGRGRGYFPRGRYQRGGGGGYNNNYRPNNWQNYRQHQQQQQPAHHQHSPRRGRSRSRTPKKRSGSPRSRSCSRYSDRSSSGRSRRSSSSSSRSSSPRRRSGSGSAKRSSKDVKDRSASKEAQRAVGADEELAGGGGGGGEAGDDGADAEKAASNWQGLTDYNNSPKRASPAVRSAVIISQGATGPGHPGTSGNSGAPWQSTGPTPSSKSPAEKSPTATFSGFGLFSKEDHRAGEKAAISTAFKKFLEEHKSKKQASDWENGRDKEVSSADGDREKSGSKCVFDRGAGYSASKSLEHSSKAEKDKYKYGDSFEGEPSGGFMKGPPFLGGNGGEEEEEVALEPRAKLRKEREAEEEPKPKGKAALSAREVFDERFGKWEDVSYFPTAKERMRKEVEAAGTDDLDDMEEELYRSRKQERASALAKKEAYKGFSPEKPTKSRKKERVESSPSPPPRRRSTENRDHEMFMVRRDDSPPKASVKRGAEFNVRMEPVWDEIASSSGTLANERRISRDLVQPTKKDKEFRSIFQHIQATQLRRSPSELFAQHIVTIVHHIKAQHFSSSGMTLNERFAMYQRRAAEKETVKPRKSPEIHRRIDVSPSAFKKHSHLFEEMKSSGESSYKEDSKKFKGDSMDLRLDIERRKKYSSKEREHKRDGVRDSDSHGSSRERSSEKFTKYHKKSKKSKKKRERSRSSSSSSSSSPSHAHRTGEYPHEEPEPREEGFNKARLGPREYGGPMERGRARGGFQFRIRGRGWNRGNYPGNQSNGNPASMGAPPHPKNEDWDPEYTPKSRKYYLHDDREGEGEKKWLDTRGRGRGTFIRGRGRFIFRKATVGSSSPKWTHDKFQGSGEEGELRDEESEQDHKEEDKAIGPGAEQ
- the thrap3a gene encoding thyroid hormone receptor-associated protein 3 isoform X2 is translated as MSVCCHDGSRSRSRSRSHSPNQHRDRNYPREYQNNREFRGYHRGFRRPYYYRGRGRGYFPRGRYQRGGGGGYNNNYRPNNWQNYRQHQQQQQPAHHQHSPRRGRSRSRTPKKRSGSPRSRSCSRYSDRSSSGRSRRSSSSSSRSSSPRRRSGSGSAKRSSKDVKDRSASKEAQRAVGADEELAGGGGGGGEAGDDGADAEKAASNWQGLTDYNNSPKRASPAVRSAVIISQGATGPGHPGTSGNSGAPWQSTGPTPSSKSPAEKSPTATFSGFGLFSKEDHRAGEKAAISTAFKKFLEEHKSKKQASDWENGRDKEVSSADGDREKSGSKCVFDRGAGYSASKSLEHSSKAEKDKYKYGDSFEGEPSGGFMKGPPFLGGNGGEEEEEVALEPRAKLRKEREAEEEPKPKGKAALSAREVFDERFGKWEDVSYFPTAKERMRKEVEAAGTDDLDDMEEELYRSRKQERASALAKKEAYKGFSPEKPTKSRKKERVESSPSPPPRRRSTENRDHEMFMVRRDDSPPKASVKRGAEFNVRMEPVWDEIASSSGTLANERRISRDLVQPTKKDKEFRSIFQHIQATQLRRSPSELFAQHIVTIVHHIKAQHFSSSGMTLNERFAMYQRRAAEKETVKPRKSPEIHRRIDVSPSAFKKHSHLFEEMKSSGESSYKEDSKKFKGDSMDLRLDIERRKKYSSKEREHKRDGVRDSDSHGSSRERSSEKFTKYHKKSKKSKKKRERSRSSSSSSSSSPSHAHRTGEYPHEEPEPREEGFNKARLGPREYGGPMERGRARGGFQFRIRGRGWNRGNYPGNQSNGNPASMGAPPHPKNEDWDPEYTPKSRKYYLHDDREGEGEKKWLDTRGRGRGTFIRGRGRFIFRKATVGSSSPKWTHDKFQGSGEEGELRDEESEQDHKEEDKAIGPGAEQ